ACAAGAGCGAGTTCCTGGCCAACATGAGCCACGAGCTGCGCACGCCGCTCAACTCGCTGCTCATCCTGGCCAAGCTGCTGTCGGACAACAAGGACGGCAACCTCAGCACCAAGCAGGTGGAGTACGCGAACACCATCTACGCCTCCGGCGGCGACCTGCTCAGCCTCATCAACGAAATCCTCGACCTGTCCAAGGTGGAGGCCGGGAAGATGCAGGTGGAGCCGCGGGACATCGTCCTCACCGAGCTCAATCAGTTCATCGAGCGCAGCTTCCTCCCTGTCGCGGAGCAGAAGGGCCTGTCCTTCACCGTGGAGGTGGGGCCCGGCGCGCCGCGCCACATCCGCACCGACCCGCAGCGGCTCCAGCAGGTGCTGAAGAACCTGCTGTCCAATGCCTTCAAGTTCACCGACGAGGGCAGCGTCCAGCTGAAGGTGAAGCTGGCCGAGGTCGGCACGCACTTCGACCACGAGGTCCTGCGGCGCTCGCGGTACGTGCTCGGCTTCGCGGTGTCGGACACGGGCATCGGCATCGCCCGGGACAAGCAGCGCCTCATCTTCGAGGCGTTCCAGCAGGCGGACGGCTCCACCGCGCGCAAGTACGGCGGCACGGGCCTGGGCCTGTCCATCAGCCGCGAAATCGCCAAGCTGTTGGGCGGCGAAATCCAGGTGACCAGCGAGCCCGGCCGCGGCAGCACCTTCACGCTCTACCTGCCGCCCGAGTACGTCAGTCCGGAGGAGGAGGGCCTGCCGTCCATTCCGTCCCCGTACGAGCCTCCGCCCCGGCTGCCGCCTCCTCCGGCGTCGGAGTCGCCGCGCGCGGAGCCGCCTCCCGCGCCGCCGGTGGTGGACAGTGGCCACGTGCTGGACGCGGCGCTGCCGCCGCCCATCGAGTCGCTGCTGACGCCCGTCGCCGTGGAGGATGACCGCGACCACATCCGCGAAGGGGACCGCGTCCTGCTGCTCATCGAGGACGACGTGAAGTTCGCCCGCATCATGGTGCAGATGGCGCGGGAGAAGGGCTTCAAGGCCCTGGTGGCCACGCGCGGCGACACCGGCCTGTCCATGGCCAACGAGTTCCAGCCGCACGCCATCACCCTGGACATCCAGCTCCCCGTGGTGGACGGCTGGAGTGTGCTGGACCGGCTCAAGCGCAACCCGCGCACGCGCCACATCCCCGTGCACGTCATCAGCGTCATGGACAAGAACCAGGGCAACTCACAGGGCGCCTTCGGTTACCTCACCAAGCCCGTCAGCAAGGAGGGCCTGGAGCGGGTGTTCAACCAGCTGGCCAGCTTCCTGGAGCGCAAGGAGCGCCGGCTGCTGCTGGTGGAGGACGACGACGTCCAGCGCGACAGCCTGGTGAAGCTGCTCAGCGAAGGCGGCGATGTCGAGGTGACGGCCGTGGCCACCGGCGAGGAGGTGCTCGAGAACCTGGAGACGGGCGAGTTCGACTGCGTCGTCATCGACCTGATGCTGCCCGACACCGACGGCATCCGGCTGGTGGAGGAAGTCAAGACGCAGAACCGCTTCCGCGACCTGCCCATCGTCATCTACACCGGCAAGGAGCTGACGCCCAAGGACGAGGCCCGGCTGCGCCGCTACACCGGAAGTGTCATCCTCAAGAGCGGGACGAAGAGTCCGGAGCAGCTGCTCAGCGACACGGCGCTGTTCCTCCACCGGTTGGACCAGAACCTGCCGCCTCGCGCCCGCGCCGCCCTGGCTCAGCGCAACGAGAAGGACACGGAGCTTTCCGCCAAGAAGGTCCTGGTGGTGGATGACGACATGCGCAACATCTTCGCGCTCACCAGCGTGCTGGAGAACCACGGCATGCAGGTGGTGTTCGCGGAGAACGGGCGCGCGGCCATCGAGATGCTCGAACAGCACCGCGACGTCGACATCGTCCTCATGGACGTGATGATGCCGGAGATGGACGGCTATGAGACCATGCGGGCCATCCGCAAGGACCTCAAGTACTCCAGCCTCCCCATCATCGCGGTGACGGCGAAGGCGCTGAAGGACGACCGGGAGAAGTGCATGGCGGCCGGCGCGAGCGACTACCTGCCCAAGCCGGTGGACACCGACAAGCTTCTGGAACTCATCCGTCTGTGGGTGACGGCTTGATTCGCTGAGTGATGGTTACCGTACGGCGCCTCTCTTCCGGGCTTGGGTCCGGTCGAGGGGACGCCTAGCCTCTTCCACCTTGAGAACAGGTGGGACCGGGGCAGATTCATCCGCCGACTTCAATGACGCCTAGCGAACACATCTCCGCGGACCGCAACCAGGAAAGGGCTTCCCAACCCCGGGCGAGCATCCTGATGGTGGACGACCATCCGTCCAACCTGCTCGCGCTCGAGGCCATTCTCGAGCCGCTCGGGCAGGAGTTGGTGAAGGCCACCAGCGGTGAGGAGGCCCTGAAGTTCCTGCTTCAGCGCGACTTCGCCGTCATCCTGATGGACGTGCAGATGCCGGGGCTGGACGGCTTCCAGACGGCCACGCTCATCAAGCAGCGCGAGCGCACGCGCACCATCCCCATCATCTTCCTCACCGCGCTCAGCCGCGACGCGGCCCACGTTTTCAAGGGCTATGCGCACGGCGCGGTGGACTACCTGCTCAAGCCGTTCGATCCGGAAATCCTCCGCTCCAAGGTCAGCGTCTTCGTGGACCTGTTCCTCAAGGAGCAGCAGATTCAGCGGCAGGCGGCGCTGCTCCGGCAGCGCGAGCGCGAGGCGCTGGAGCGGCAGAGCGAGCTGCGCCACCTGCGGCTCACGGAGTCCTTGCCGGAGGTGATGTGGGCGGCGCGCTCGGACGGCAGCTTCACCTACGCCAACCGCGCCTCACGGGACTACACCGGCATCCAGGTGGACCAGCCGCTGTCACTCAACACCTTCCTGGAGTTCGTCCACCCGGCGGACCGCGAGGCCATGCGCGCCGTGTGGACGCAGGCCATCCGCATGGGACAGCGCGTGGAGCGCGAGTTCCGCCTGCGCCGCTTCGACGGCGTGTACCGCTGGCACCTGGCGCGCGCGGTGCCGGAGCGGGACGAGAATGGCCTGCTGGCCGGCTGGATTGCCGTGGCCACGGACATCGACGACAAGCGCCGGGCGGAGGAGGCGCTGGGGCGCTTCAAGGCGACGCTGGACGCGACGCTGGACTGCGTCCTCATGTTCTCCCCGGACTCGCTGACGCTCACCTACGCCAACGCGGGCGCGGCCAAGCAGCTGGCCAGCAGCACCGAGGAGCTGGTGGGCCTGTCGGTGCTGGAGGTGGAGAGCGCCTTCGACGAGGCCGGCTTCCGCAAGCTGCTGGCGCCGCTGGTGAGTGGCACGTTGCCCAGCCAGACGTACTCCACCAGCCACCGCCGGCGGGATGGCTCGGAGGTGCCGGTGGAGGTGGTGCTCCAGTACGTGGCGGCGGACGGCGGCCCCGGGCGCTTCATCTCCGTGGCGCGCGACATCACCGAGCGGCAGCGGGCGGAGACGGCGCTGCGGCTGGCCAGCGAGGCGAAGGATTCCTTCCTCGCGGCGGCCAGCCACGAGCTGCGCACGCCGCTGGCCGCGGCCAAGGGCCACGCGCACCTGGCGCTGCTGAAGCTGGGCGGTGAGACCGAGGCCGGGCCGGGCAAGTCGCTCAAAATCATCAACCGGCAAATCGACCGGATGGCCAAGCTGGTGGAGGACCTGCTGGACATCAGCCGGCTCCAGGCGGGCCGCCTGTCGTTGGAGCTGGAGCGGTTCGACCTAAGTCACCTGGTGCACGAGACGCGGGACCGCATGGCGGTGCTGTCGCAAGGCCATGAAATCCACGTCGAGGCGTCGGAGCAGCTCGAGGGGACGTGGGACCGGGGCCGGTTGGACCAGGTGCTCACGAACCTGCTGTCCAATGCGCTGCGCTATTCGCCCGAGGGCGGGCCCGTGTGGGTGCGGGTGCAGGGGGAGCGCGACGAGGGCGTCCACCTGTCGGTGACGGACACCGGCGTGGGAATCCCCAAGGAGAAGCAGGCGCTCATCTTCGAGCGCTTTGGCCGCGCGCACGGCAGCAAGTACGGCGGTCTGGGCCTGGGGCTCACCATCAGCCAGGGCATCGTGGAGCAGCACGGCGGCCGTATCTGGGTGGAGTCTCCGGGGGTGGCGGGGGAGGGGTCCACCTTCCACGTCTGGCTGCCGCGCGAGACGGAGGCGCCTACCGGCGGCGTGCATCCGGACGCGGCGACGCGCTCCACCAACTGAGCGCGTCCCTCGCGAAGCATCCCGGCGTCCGTGCAGCGGAAGGGCATCAGGGGCTGTCCCCCTGATGCTCCGGCGCCTTTCGCGCTCAGGGCCCGGCTGGAGCGTTGCGGGCCGCGGTGTGCAGCGGCGTGTTGCCGCCTGAGCAGCGCCGAGACGCTGGCGCTCAGTCCCTTCCAGGCGGCGAGGAACAGCGCCGTGGCGCCGCTGCCGTCCCGTGGGTTGACGTCCTGCTCGGGCCGAAGCTGAAGGATGCTCTGCACCGCGACGCGCGCCCTCGTCGGCGCGGTCCTCGCGGTCGCGAGCGTCCTCGGGAGCACCGTCCCTGGGCTCGGCCAACTGGCCCCGTAGTCGTTTCCTTTCTGGATGATGCACCGGGTCCAGCATGCCCTTACACCCGTGTTGCGTAACGACGCGTACCAACACGAACGAGGAGCTGAGATGCCGAAAACCTTTAGGCAGACGAAGGAGGAACTGGTCGGAAAAGCGACGAAGCAGATGGACACCACCTTCGGCCACGGTGACTGGAGCGTGCGTCAGAAGCTGGCGCTGACCTGCCGGATCTTGTTCGAGGGCGGCCACGACTCGGGGTTGGCCGGGCAAATCACCGCCCGCGCTACGGAGCCCGGCACCTACTACACGCAGCAGTTGGGCCTTGGGTTCGATGAGATCACCGCGTCGAACCTCCTGGTCGTCAACAGCGACCTCGAGGTCCTCGAAGGCAAAGGGATGGCCAACCCGGCGAACCGTTTCCATAGCTGGGTCTACGAGGCGCGGCCCGACGTCAACTGCATCATCCACACGCACCCGACGCACATCGTCGCGCTCTCCATGCTGGAGGTCCCCTTGCAGGTCTCGCACATGGATATGTGCCCCCTCTTCGATGACTGCGCCTTCCTGAAAGATTGGCCGGGGGTACCGGTTGGCAACGAGGAGGGTGAAATCATCTCCAAGGCGCTCGGCTCCAAGCGCGCGCTTCTCCTCTCCCATCACGGTCAACTGGTGGCCGGCGATAGCATCGAGCAGGCGTGCGTGCTGGCCGAGCTCTTCGAGAGGGCGGCGCGCTTGCAGCTCCTCGCCTCTGCGGCTGGCGACATCAAGCCCATACCGGAGACGCTGGGAAAGGAGGCGCACGACTGGATCTTGCGGCCCACGCGCAGCGCAATCACGTTCGCCTACTTCGCGCGCCGAGTGCTGAAGAAGCACGGGGACGCCCTGGCTTGAGCCGCATGCACGCACGCAGCACTGGACCCTTCGTTCTTTCTCTTCTGGAGGTCGTTCAGGGTCCAGCCGCCCGGTACACAAACGAACCGTGCGCAACGACGCGCACAGCAGGCTTGGAGACCCACATGACAGCGAACCGTTACATCGGCATCGAGATGCGCCACGAGGCGGCGGGGGGAGCACGATGAGCGCGCTGCTTCGCGGTATCGTCGCGTACCCAATCACGCCGTTCACGTCGAAGGGACGTGTCGACGAGGTGCTCCTCGGGAAGATCGTTGACGACATGGTGAAGGCGGGTGTCCACGCCATCGCGCCGCTCGGCAGCACCGGCGTGCTGCCGTACCTCTCCGATGACGAACGGGAGCAGGTTGCGGAAATCGTCATCAAGCGGGTCGCCGGGCGCGTACCCACGCTCGTCGGCGTTTCGAGCCTCACCACCGAGCGCACCGTCCACCACGCGAAGCACGCCGAGAAGCTCGGTGCCAGCGCGGTGATGATCATCCCGATGAGCTACTGGAAGCTGAGCGACGCGGAGATCATCACCCACTACGACACGGTGGCGAAGCGCATCGCCATCCCCATCGCGGTCTACAACAACCCCGCAACGGGTGGCCTCGACCTGAGCCCCGACGTCATCTCGCGGCTCCTGAAGATTCAGAACGTCACGATGGTCAAGGAGAGCACCGGCGACGTGAACCGCATGCACCGCCTCGTCCAGCTCTGCGGAGAGGATGTGGCGTTCTACAATGGGAGCAACCCGCTCGCGTTGGCCGCCTTCGTGGCCGGTGCTCGCGGCTGGTGCACCGCAGCGCCCAACATCATCCCGAAGCTCAACATCGAGCTCTACGACGCCATCCAGCGAGGAGACGTCGCGGCAGCGCGTCAGAGCTTCTATCGGCAGCTTCCTTTCCTGCAATTCATCGTCGCTCACGGCCTCCCGCGCGCAATCTCGGCGGCGCTCGAGCTACAGGGGGCGTCTGTCGGGCCGCTCCGCGCGCCCCTGCAGGCGCTCCCTGCAGAGCGTGTCGAGGAGCTCCGTCGAATCCTCGTCGGGCTCGAGGTCATTCCCGGCGAATGAAGATAGAGGGAACCTCCATCCTTGCCGCGGGCGCCTTGCTCGCGGTGGGGATGGCTTCCGGTGTCTGGAAGTGGCGCGCGATGGTGCGCAGCCCCGAACGACGAGCCCCGATGTACGTCGACATCTTGCATCGCGCGTCGCTCCTCTATGCGAGCGCGACGTTGGTGCTCGGTCATCTCGCGGCAGCGAGCGCGTTCTCTGCCACGCTCAACCGAGGAGCGTTCTGGACGGCGTACTTCTATTTCGTGGTGACCCTCGTGGTGTACGCGTTCCACGGTATTCGTCGGACCGAGCGCACGATGTTCACGCAGCGCAACCTCGTGACGGGGCCAGGGGTCGCGCTGCTCGTCGTCGGCGAGCTGGGCTCGACGCTCTTGCTGCTCGTCGGTGCAGCGCTCGGCGAGGGATGCGCGCCATGAGCAGCCGTGCCTCGTGAAGCTCGCCTGCCTGGCGCCTGCCAGCCGCCCTTCCAGCAAGGGGGAGGTAGGGCCGGGCAGGCGCCGAGGTGGGCGGCCTCCGTGGGTGATTACCCTTCGCGCGACGTCAGCTCTTTCGCGTTGGGAGGCGCTCATGAAAGCCGTGGTGCTCAAGTCCTATGGAGACGTGGATGCGCTCGCCGTTCAAGACATGCCCGAGCCGAAGGTGGGGCCAGGCGAGGTGAAGGTCCGCGTCACCGCCGCGGGCATCAACCCCGTGGACTGGAAGATTCGACGTGGGGACTTGAAGGCGATGATGCCCGTGCAGTTCCCCACCATCCTCGGACGGGACGTGGCCGGCGAGGTCATGGAGGTGGGCCCGGGCGTCAGCGACTTCAAGCCGGGTGACCGCGTGATGGGCGTGGTGAACGCCGGCTACGCGGAGAAGGTCGTCGCGCCCGTGGAGTCCTGGGCGAAGGTCCCGGAGTCCATGGACCTGAAGGACGCCGCCGCGCTCCCCCTGGTCACACTCACTGGCGTGCAACTGATGGAAGAGGCGGTGAACCCCAAGAAGGGGGACACGGTGCTCGTCATCGGCGCGCTGGGGGCGGTGGGCCGCGCCGCCGTCTTCGCGGCGAAGGCCCGGGGCGCGAAGGTGCTGGCCGGCGTGCGCGCCAACCAGAAGGCGGAGGCGCAGAAGCTGGGCGTGGATGGCGTCTTCGCGCTCGACGTCGCGGACGAGTTCTCCAAGCTGCCCATGCTGGACGCGGTGGCGGACACCGTGGGCGGCCAGGTGGTGGCCCGCGTGCTGGAGAAGGTGAAGCCCGGAGGCACCCTGGGCAGCGTCCTGGGTGAGCCTCCCGAGGCCAAGGGGCGGCAAATCACCGTGCGCGCCATCCTCTCGCACCCGGACTCGCGCCGCCTGACGCAACTGGGGCAGGCCGTCGCCAGGGGCGACCTGGTCATCCCCGTCAGCAAGCGCTTCCCGCTGGAGCAGGTGAAGGAAGCGCAGAAGCTCGCGGAGCAGGGCGGCGTGGGCAAGGTGCTGCTCGTCAACTGAGCGTCACTTCTCGCGCGTCAGCAACACGACCGCGCCCAGGATGGCGCCCATGGCCAGCCAGGCCGTGGGCGTCATCGTCTCGCCCGCCAGCAGGCCGCCCAGGAGCACCGCCAGCACCGGGTTGACATAGGCGTAGCTGGTGGCCAGCGACGGGCGCGCGTTGCGCAGCAGGTAGCCATAGGCGCTGTAGCCCACCAGCGAGCCGAAGACGACGAGGTAGAAGAACGCGAGCACCGCCTTGGGCGTGGGAATGACCGTGGGGCGTTCCCCAATCAGCAGGCTGAAGCCCAGCATGACGACGCCACCGCACAGCATCTGCGCCGCGGTGGACATCAGTCCCTGTGGCATGGGCAGCCGGCGGCTCCACACCGAGCCCAGCGCCCAGCTCATGGGCGACACCAGCATCGCCAGCGTCGGCAGCAGACCGCCGCCCATGTCACCGCCCAGGTTGAGCAGGACGATGCCACCGAAGCCGACGGCCAGTCCCCAGCGCTCCGCGCGTCCGGGCCACTGGCCGAAGAGCCCCCCGAAGAGCGCCGTCCACAAGGGAAGGCTGCCCACCACCAGCGCGGCCACGCCCGACGGCACCGACTGCTGCGCGAAGACGAGCCCCCCGTTGCCCACACCCAGCAGCAACAGCCCCACCAGCGCGCTGGCGCCCCACTGACGGGCCGTGGGCACGGGCGCCCCGCGCAGCCACAGCACCGCGAAGAGCAGGGCGCCGGCGAGCACGAAGCGCACCCCTGACATCTGGAATGGCGGCATGCCACCTTCCAGCGCCCACCGGATGGCCAGATAGGTGGAGCCCCAAATAATATAAAGGGACAGGATGCTGGCGATGAGCCACCCGCGCTGGGGACCACCGGGAAGGACGTCTCCGGAGGGCAGGTTGACGGGGGCTGGCTGTGAAACGGGGAGCGGCGCGGCACGCGAGGCGAGCACGGCGCGGCTTGTATCGCTGGCGATTTTCGCCGGCCATGTGGGCATTGCCGCACCTCACAGCCGGGGCCTTCTCGGAGCAGTACAGTGGCGGGCACCGCGCTCGTGCGTCGGGGCGGCCGTCCGGCTGGCCGGAATGTGGGCGTCGGGAATGTCGCGCCGGGTCGCCCGTAGGGACAGGGTGGCTCCCGGATTGAATGCCCGGGGCCGCTTCCTTAGACTTTCCCAGGGAGCCAGGGCGGAGGTGCCGCCGCACCGTGGCTCCGGAGTGAGCGCCAGGGATGTCCGAAGAGCTGGGTGAGCGTGAGAAGGAAGTCCTCCGGGCGGTCGTCCAGGAGTACATCTCCACGGGCGGGCCGGTAGGCAGTCAGCAGCTCACCCGCAGGCCGGGGTTCGAGGTGTCCTCCGCCACCATGCGCAACGTGCTGGCGGACCTGGAGGAGCTGGGCTTCCTGGAGAAGCCCCACACCTCCGCCGGGCGTGTTCCCACCGACCAGGGCTACCGCTTCTACGTGGACACGCTGGTGAAGCTGAGGGACCCGACGCCCCGGGACAGGGAGCTCATCCACGCGGGGCTCGCGCACGAGGCCGACCTGGCGGAGATGCTGGGCGAGGCCAGCCGCATCCTCCATTCGCTGACGCGTCACGCGGGCGTGGTGGTGGCGCCGCGGCCGGAGTCGGCGGTGTTCCGGCGCATCGAGTTCGTCCGGCTGCGCGAGGACCGGGTGCTCGCCATCCTGGTGGGGCAGAGCGGCCAGGTGCACAACAAGGCGATTACCGTGGAGTTCCCCATCACCTCCGACGAGCTGCTCAAGGCGAGCAACTACCTGTCGGAGTTGCTGCGGGAGGTGCCGCTGGAGTCGGCGCGCGAGCGCATCCGCGCGGAGATGGACCAGGAGCAGGCGCTCTACAACGCGCTGACGGCCAAGGCGCTGAAGCTGGGCGCGGCGGCCACGGACCTGGCGTCCACGGAGCGGGTGCTCATCCAGGGCACGGGGTCCTTCTTTGAGCAGCCGGAGTTCGCGGACGTGGAGCGCATGCGCGCGCTCTTCAGGGCCCTGGACGAGAAGCACAAGCTGCTGTCGCTGCTGGACCGGGTGCAGGTGGCCAACGAGATGCAGATTTTCATTGGCGCGGAGAGCGACTTCTCCGCGGCCGGCGACGTCACCGTCATCGCCAGCCCCTACGGAAACCAGGAGCAGGTGCTGGGCACGGTGGGCGTCATCGGCCCCACGCGCATGGACTACCGGCGCGTGATTCCCCTGGTGAACTTCACCGCGCAGGTGCTGTCGCGCGTGCTGGAGAAGGTGTAGCGGGCCTCACTCCGCGCGGGTGACGAGCACCTCCTGCTCACCATTCGCGCGTCGGACGTGGAGCCGCACGGGCGTGCCGGGCGCACCCCGGGTGCGGGACTCCGCCTCCGTGCTGTCGCGCACCACCTGGCCATCCACCGCCACCAGCCGGTCCCCCACGTTGACGCCCGCGCGCGCCGCGGGCCCGTCCGGCGTCAGCCACGCGAAGGCGACGTGGCCCCGGTCCTCACTGAAGCCCGCGCCCAGCGTGCCCGGCGTGGCCCGGCGCGGGGACACCGTGACGTCACCCACGTCGGTGGCCTCCGCCTCCGCCACCTTCACGGTGCGCGTCTCCACGCGGCCCTCCGGCGGCAGCAGCCGCACGGTGTGGATGCCCGGGCGCACGTCGCTCAGGCGGAAGCGTCCGTCCTGCCCGGTGAAGGCGTCCGAGCGCCCGCCCACGGCCTTGTCGAGGAACACCGCCACCCCCGGCGCGGGGCCGCCCCCCCGGCTCCACACCGCGCGCCCGGAGATGGACGCCACGCCGCCGGTGAGCGGCACCTCCACGTCCGAGGTGCCCCCGGGCCGCAGCGTCACCTGGGCTTCGCCCGTGCGGCCGTCCTCGGTGCGCACTGTCACCTTCAGCGCCTGGGCGGGCGCGTCTGGAAGCAAGAAGGTGCTGCCAGCGAAGCGCCGCGTGGTGGGCCAGGCGCCGGCCCAGGGCAGGGCCTCACCGTTGGCCTCGAGCAGCTCCAGGGTGAAGCCCTCCGGAGCCGCGCCGCTGCCCGCCACCACGCGCCCGCGCAGGGTGGCCGCGGGCTCCAGCCGCACCGTGAGCGGCGCCTGGTCCTCATGCGCGGCGGGCAGCCGCCCCACGCGCCCCGCGTTGTGGGCCACCAGCTCCAGGGGCTGGGCGCCCTGGGGGCGCGGCGGCATGGCGAACTGGCCCGCCTCGTCCGCGCGCTCCTTGCGCGTCATGGGGAAGTCCCCGCCCTGGATGGCGGCCACGATGGCCAGCGGACTGGGCACCCCGGAGGGCTCCAGCACGACGCCGGACAACACGGAGTCCTCCTTCAACAGCAGGTCCTGCCGCACGGCGCCGCCCGAAGGCACCGTCACGAACGGGTCGCTCTCCATGTGGAAGTAGATGGCGGGCGTCTGGTGGAGCAGCGCGACCAGTTGGTAGACGCCCGCGGGCAATTCCAGCTGGAACTGGCCCTGCGCATCCGTCTCCGTGGAGGCCGTGCCCGAGCCGCCCCGAGGCACGGCGTGGACCAGCGCGGGCTCGGTCAGCGGCCCACCCGACGCGCGCGTCACCTGTCCCCACACGGAGCCGGAGTCCGCCAGGGTGAAGTCCGCGCGGGTGACGACGCCCGCCTTCAGCGTCTCCATGCGGGACGTCCACCGCTGCGAGCCCTCGCGCCGCGCGCGCACGGAGGTGGGCCCCG
This genomic stretch from Myxococcus virescens harbors:
- a CDS encoding dihydrodipicolinate synthase family protein; its protein translation is MSALLRGIVAYPITPFTSKGRVDEVLLGKIVDDMVKAGVHAIAPLGSTGVLPYLSDDEREQVAEIVIKRVAGRVPTLVGVSSLTTERTVHHAKHAEKLGASAVMIIPMSYWKLSDAEIITHYDTVAKRIAIPIAVYNNPATGGLDLSPDVISRLLKIQNVTMVKESTGDVNRMHRLVQLCGEDVAFYNGSNPLALAAFVAGARGWCTAAPNIIPKLNIELYDAIQRGDVAAARQSFYRQLPFLQFIVAHGLPRAISAALELQGASVGPLRAPLQALPAERVEELRRILVGLEVIPGE
- the yedA gene encoding drug/metabolite exporter YedA; the protein is MPTWPAKIASDTSRAVLASRAAPLPVSQPAPVNLPSGDVLPGGPQRGWLIASILSLYIIWGSTYLAIRWALEGGMPPFQMSGVRFVLAGALLFAVLWLRGAPVPTARQWGASALVGLLLLGVGNGGLVFAQQSVPSGVAALVVGSLPLWTALFGGLFGQWPGRAERWGLAVGFGGIVLLNLGGDMGGGLLPTLAMLVSPMSWALGSVWSRRLPMPQGLMSTAAQMLCGGVVMLGFSLLIGERPTVIPTPKAVLAFFYLVVFGSLVGYSAYGYLLRNARPSLATSYAYVNPVLAVLLGGLLAGETMTPTAWLAMGAILGAVVLLTREK
- a CDS encoding hybrid sensor histidine kinase/response regulator; the protein is MTPSEHISADRNQERASQPRASILMVDDHPSNLLALEAILEPLGQELVKATSGEEALKFLLQRDFAVILMDVQMPGLDGFQTATLIKQRERTRTIPIIFLTALSRDAAHVFKGYAHGAVDYLLKPFDPEILRSKVSVFVDLFLKEQQIQRQAALLRQREREALERQSELRHLRLTESLPEVMWAARSDGSFTYANRASRDYTGIQVDQPLSLNTFLEFVHPADREAMRAVWTQAIRMGQRVEREFRLRRFDGVYRWHLARAVPERDENGLLAGWIAVATDIDDKRRAEEALGRFKATLDATLDCVLMFSPDSLTLTYANAGAAKQLASSTEELVGLSVLEVESAFDEAGFRKLLAPLVSGTLPSQTYSTSHRRRDGSEVPVEVVLQYVAADGGPGRFISVARDITERQRAETALRLASEAKDSFLAAASHELRTPLAAAKGHAHLALLKLGGETEAGPGKSLKIINRQIDRMAKLVEDLLDISRLQAGRLSLELERFDLSHLVHETRDRMAVLSQGHEIHVEASEQLEGTWDRGRLDQVLTNLLSNALRYSPEGGPVWVRVQGERDEGVHLSVTDTGVGIPKEKQALIFERFGRAHGSKYGGLGLGLTISQGIVEQHGGRIWVESPGVAGEGSTFHVWLPRETEAPTGGVHPDAATRSTN
- the hrcA gene encoding heat-inducible transcriptional repressor HrcA, producing MSEELGEREKEVLRAVVQEYISTGGPVGSQQLTRRPGFEVSSATMRNVLADLEELGFLEKPHTSAGRVPTDQGYRFYVDTLVKLRDPTPRDRELIHAGLAHEADLAEMLGEASRILHSLTRHAGVVVAPRPESAVFRRIEFVRLREDRVLAILVGQSGQVHNKAITVEFPITSDELLKASNYLSELLREVPLESARERIRAEMDQEQALYNALTAKALKLGAAATDLASTERVLIQGTGSFFEQPEFADVERMRALFRALDEKHKLLSLLDRVQVANEMQIFIGAESDFSAAGDVTVIASPYGNQEQVLGTVGVIGPTRMDYRRVIPLVNFTAQVLSRVLEKV
- a CDS encoding aldolase; protein product: MPKTFRQTKEELVGKATKQMDTTFGHGDWSVRQKLALTCRILFEGGHDSGLAGQITARATEPGTYYTQQLGLGFDEITASNLLVVNSDLEVLEGKGMANPANRFHSWVYEARPDVNCIIHTHPTHIVALSMLEVPLQVSHMDMCPLFDDCAFLKDWPGVPVGNEEGEIISKALGSKRALLLSHHGQLVAGDSIEQACVLAELFERAARLQLLASAAGDIKPIPETLGKEAHDWILRPTRSAITFAYFARRVLKKHGDALA
- a CDS encoding NADP-dependent oxidoreductase, producing the protein MKAVVLKSYGDVDALAVQDMPEPKVGPGEVKVRVTAAGINPVDWKIRRGDLKAMMPVQFPTILGRDVAGEVMEVGPGVSDFKPGDRVMGVVNAGYAEKVVAPVESWAKVPESMDLKDAAALPLVTLTGVQLMEEAVNPKKGDTVLVIGALGAVGRAAVFAAKARGAKVLAGVRANQKAEAQKLGVDGVFALDVADEFSKLPMLDAVADTVGGQVVARVLEKVKPGGTLGSVLGEPPEAKGRQITVRAILSHPDSRRLTQLGQAVARGDLVIPVSKRFPLEQVKEAQKLAEQGGVGKVLLVN